From Actinomycetota bacterium, the proteins below share one genomic window:
- a CDS encoding PKD domain-containing protein, with the protein PWLGTFCLVALYDKALTPTEITQNYDAGCTIPTGPDVTDPVIDPSQAFAAAGNAGIGTPVGTITASDNVGVAGFTVTGGNGSTVFDVAADGVITVAGPLDFSANPVYELVVVASDDAGNTSLPETVAILGAIPSWTHYSSATGELPTPSTSSAQTASLVLDVDKDGDLDFVIAGRPPGPSLVWFERSSTGWTEHVIETGGLMIEAGGAFADIDGDGDPDIVMGGDVPDSQVWWWENPYPDYTSGVGWTRRVLASSSSFTYLHDQIFGDFDGDGALEMAFWDRGGSALQLAEIPADPLTTQPWVHTQIYSYSGTTRYGLATADIDLDGKVDIVGGGMWFKHNGGTSYTPNVIDPVPNLRVAVGQLIPGGRPEVVTVEHQGVGRLRWHQWDGTAWQEYTLLDNLTDVHTLDIGDINGDGFLDIFLAEMRIDSGNPGARMWVLLGDGTGRFATTIVATGFGNHESRLGDLDADGDIDILDKPFNWDTPRVDLWLNSGTPELNIRPVADIVTNTTTGLVPLTVDFDGRGSSDDGSIVSYEWDFGDGNSAVGDLVTHTYTASGDFTAQLTVTDDLGASSTATVTISVTSPDTNPPVISGIGAITTMNSATVTWTTDEVATSRLEWGTATGVYTLGSAEDLTPKTSHSLDAIGLDPATTYHYRVISTDGSANTATSGDLTFTTEADSAPVIDIWYGANQRFGHLGRPQVWVDILGNVQDPDGVATLTFSLNGGPDQTMSMGPDTRRLLMPGDFNAQIATSDLNSGDNTVVITAIDTGGITATETVTVNWTPGVTWALPYSIVWSTASVIQDVAQVVDGKWELSAQGVRPLELGYDRLIDIGDVTWTDYEITVPVTLNGLDTSYDWSTGPSYGPALGVLMRWDGHDDWDGSQPTWGWYPMGAFGMQRWRAGGTESLQIMGNEGTLEAEDTSRTLTIGETYIYKMRVESNAGGALYSLKVWNQSQAEPAGWDLTDQEALTDPQNGSVLLVAHHVDATFGDVTITAVVDVDPPVISGVTASTTDISATVSWATDEAAASRLEWGPASGDYSLGSSQDPTLKTAHSLQATGLDPDTTYHYRVISTDGSANTAISPDYTFTTQSAGIDPSGLVSDEFNGTSLDTSVWSTFDPLGDGGITVTGGHLELSVGAGPAHDPWSGGNTTVRAMQAANDTDFEVVAKFDSTVTSTYQGQGILVEESPTRFLRFDVYSYSGSVHVFSAFIDGSSVTTQLDTVVPLSAPMWFRVNRTGQTWTYSTSTNGTAWTQRVSFTQPITVTAVGVFAGNFPDGTAPAHTALVDSFINTTGTAP; encoded by the coding sequence CGACGTAACGGATCCGGTAATCGACCCTTCACAGGCATTCGCGGCCGCCGGCAACGCAGGCATCGGGACCCCGGTAGGCACGATCACCGCCTCCGACAACGTCGGTGTTGCCGGCTTCACCGTCACCGGCGGCAACGGCTCAACCGTGTTCGACGTCGCAGCAGACGGTGTGATCACCGTCGCCGGTCCACTCGACTTCTCTGCCAACCCGGTCTATGAACTCGTGGTGGTCGCCTCCGACGACGCCGGAAACACTTCCCTTCCCGAGACGGTGGCCATTCTCGGCGCGATTCCCTCCTGGACCCACTACTCCAGCGCCACCGGCGAGTTGCCCACGCCGTCGACGTCCTCTGCACAGACCGCCTCACTCGTGCTGGATGTCGACAAGGATGGTGACCTCGACTTCGTGATCGCCGGCCGCCCTCCGGGCCCTTCGCTGGTCTGGTTCGAGCGCAGTAGCACCGGCTGGACCGAGCACGTAATCGAAACTGGCGGACTCATGATCGAAGCCGGCGGTGCCTTCGCCGACATCGACGGTGACGGAGATCCGGACATTGTCATGGGAGGAGACGTACCCGACAGCCAGGTGTGGTGGTGGGAGAATCCCTACCCCGACTACACGTCGGGTGTGGGATGGACCAGACGCGTGCTGGCTTCCTCCAGTAGCTTCACCTACCTGCACGATCAGATCTTCGGTGATTTCGATGGTGACGGGGCTCTGGAGATGGCTTTCTGGGACCGAGGCGGCTCCGCCCTGCAACTGGCGGAAATCCCCGCCGACCCGCTCACCACTCAACCCTGGGTGCACACCCAGATCTACTCCTACTCCGGCACCACACGCTACGGGCTCGCCACGGCCGACATCGACCTCGACGGCAAGGTCGACATCGTCGGTGGCGGCATGTGGTTCAAGCACAACGGCGGTACCAGCTACACGCCCAATGTGATCGACCCAGTGCCCAACCTGCGGGTGGCCGTCGGCCAGCTGATCCCCGGAGGACGCCCCGAAGTCGTCACGGTGGAGCATCAGGGTGTAGGCCGTCTGCGCTGGCATCAGTGGGACGGCACCGCGTGGCAGGAATACACCCTCCTCGACAACCTCACCGATGTCCACACCCTCGACATCGGCGACATCAATGGAGACGGCTTCCTGGATATCTTCCTCGCGGAGATGCGCATCGACAGCGGAAACCCGGGGGCGCGCATGTGGGTACTCCTCGGTGACGGAACCGGGCGGTTTGCGACCACGATCGTCGCCACCGGCTTCGGTAATCATGAATCGAGACTGGGAGATCTCGACGCCGACGGCGATATCGACATTCTCGACAAGCCCTTCAACTGGGACACACCCCGTGTCGATCTGTGGCTCAACAGCGGCACCCCCGAGCTGAATATCCGACCCGTGGCCGATATCGTCACCAACACCACCACCGGGCTCGTGCCGCTCACGGTGGATTTCGACGGACGGGGATCCTCTGACGACGGAAGCATCGTCTCCTACGAATGGGACTTCGGGGACGGGAACTCCGCCGTCGGCGACCTGGTGACCCACACCTATACGGCTTCCGGCGACTTCACCGCCCAGTTGACCGTCACAGACGACCTCGGGGCTTCTTCGACCGCCACCGTCACCATCTCCGTCACCAGCCCCGACACCAACCCGCCGGTCATCTCCGGAATCGGTGCCATCACGACGATGAACTCGGCAACGGTCACATGGACCACCGACGAAGTTGCGACCAGCCGCCTGGAATGGGGCACCGCCACCGGCGTTTACACGCTCGGTTCTGCCGAGGATCTCACTCCCAAGACCTCCCACAGCCTGGATGCCATCGGCCTCGACCCCGCCACCACCTACCACTACCGGGTCATCTCCACCGACGGATCGGCCAACACTGCCACCTCCGGCGACCTCACCTTCACGACCGAGGCGGACTCCGCTCCGGTCATCGACATCTGGTATGGCGCCAACCAGCGCTTCGGGCATCTGGGCCGGCCGCAGGTGTGGGTCGACATCCTCGGCAACGTGCAGGATCCGGACGGTGTCGCCACCCTGACGTTCAGCCTCAACGGCGGTCCCGACCAGACCATGTCGATGGGACCCGACACCCGCCGCCTACTCATGCCCGGCGACTTCAACGCCCAGATAGCCACGTCCGACTTGAACTCGGGCGACAATACGGTCGTCATCACCGCGATCGACACGGGCGGCATCACCGCCACCGAGACGGTAACGGTGAACTGGACCCCCGGAGTGACGTGGGCGCTCCCCTACTCGATCGTGTGGTCCACCGCCTCCGTCATCCAGGATGTCGCTCAGGTCGTGGACGGCAAGTGGGAACTGAGCGCACAGGGAGTCCGGCCGCTGGAGCTCGGCTACGACCGGCTCATCGACATCGGCGACGTCACCTGGACCGACTATGAGATCACCGTGCCGGTCACCCTCAACGGGCTGGACACCAGCTACGACTGGTCCACGGGACCCAGCTACGGGCCGGCACTGGGAGTCCTGATGCGCTGGGACGGCCACGACGACTGGGACGGCAGCCAACCGACCTGGGGCTGGTACCCGATGGGTGCCTTCGGCATGCAGCGCTGGCGGGCCGGCGGAACCGAGTCGCTACAGATCATGGGCAATGAGGGAACGCTCGAAGCCGAGGACACGTCCCGCACGCTCACCATCGGTGAGACCTACATCTACAAGATGCGGGTCGAGTCCAACGCCGGGGGCGCGCTCTACAGCCTCAAGGTGTGGAACCAGTCACAAGCGGAGCCCGCCGGATGGGACCTCACCGACCAGGAGGCCCTCACGGATCCGCAGAACGGATCGGTGCTGCTGGTAGCCCATCACGTCGATGCCACGTTCGGCGACGTCACCATCACCGCCGTCGTCGATGTCGACCCCCCGGTGATCAGCGGCGTCACGGCGAGCACTACCGACATCTCGGCAACCGTCTCCTGGGCCACCGATGAAGCAGCTGCAAGCCGACTCGAGTGGGGTCCGGCCAGCGGCGATTACTCGCTGGGCTCCTCGCAGGATCCGACGCTGAAGACGGCGCATAGTCTTCAAGCGACCGGACTCGACCCCGACACGACATACCACTACCGGGTCATCTCCACCGACGGGTCGGCCAACACGGCCATCTCTCCCGACTACACCTTCACCACCCAATCGGCGGGTATCGACCCGTCAGGACTCGTCTCCGACGAGTTCAACGGAACCTCCCTCGACACATCCGTCTGGAGCACCTTCGACCCGCTCGGAGATGGCGGCATCACCGTGACCGGTGGACATTTGGAGCTGTCGGTGGGGGCCGGACCGGCTCACGACCCCTGGTCGGGCGGCAACACGACCGTTCGAGCCATGCAGGCCGCCAACGACACCGACTTCGAAGTGGTGGCGAAGTTCGACTCAACGGTCACGTCGACGTACCAGGGCCAAGGCATCCTGGTGGAAGAGTCGCCCACCCGGTTCCTGCGTTTCGACGTCTATTCGTACTCGGGAAGCGTGCACGTCTTCTCGGCGTTCATCGACGGCAGCAGCGTCACCACCCAGCTCGACACGGTGGTGCCGTTGAGCGCTCCCATGTGGTTCCGTGTCAATCGGACCGGACAGACCTGGACCTATTCCACATCAACGAATGGAACTGCCTGGACGCAGCGGGTGAGCTTCACACAGCCGATCACGGTTACCGCGGTCGGGGTGTTCGCAGGCAACTTCCCCGACGGCACCGCTCCCGCCCACACGGCGCTGGTGGACAGCTTCATCAACACCACCGGGACAGCGCCCTGA